From a region of the Arachis ipaensis cultivar K30076 chromosome B09, Araip1.1, whole genome shotgun sequence genome:
- the LOC107616603 gene encoding uncharacterized protein LOC107616603 isoform X1, translated as MEYECSPLNWEFFYQEEQKQGLEELTHSLLFTNLELEATIESAKEEIAARECELHHLNDLLALAIKGRDEAEEKCKKLMLQKLEVQTTTSQNEENEIQGCCSSESEENSSSSIINQNQSRTEEVMMMELAEKRPLPEKGKLLKAVVEAGPLLQSILLAGPLPQWQHPPPQLTSIEIPPLTVLSKRERERDLFSLSKEAAAAVDLPLSKSRKTTPLPTTTASHHFLPPPPHPSFS; from the exons atggaaTATGAATGCAGCCCTCTTAACTGGGAATTCTTCTACCAAGAAGAGCAG AAACAGGGGTTAGAGGAGTTAACGCATTCTCTTCTATTCACAAACTTAGAGTTAGAAGCAACAATTGAATCAGCGAAAGAAGAAATCGCAGCCAGAGAATGCGAATTACACCATCTAAATGACCTTTTAGCCCTTGCCATCAAAGGAAGAGATGAAGCTGAGGAAAAATGCAAGAAGTTGATGCTACAAAAGCTTGAAGTTCAAACAACAACATCACAGAACGAAGAGAATGAGATTCAAGGGTGTTGTTCTTCGGAATCAGAAgaaaacagcagcagcagcatcaTCAATCAAAACCAGTCAAGAACGGAAGAAGTGATGATGATGGAGTTGGCGGAGAAGAGGCCGTTGCCGGAGAAAGGAAAGCTTTTGAAGGCGGTGGTGGAAGCAGGGCCATTGCTGCAGAGCATTCTTCTTGCAGGTCCATTGCCGCAATGGCAGCATCCTCCTCCACAACTCACTTCCATTGAGATCCCACCACTCACCGTTCTTTcgaaaagggagagagagagggaccTTTTCTCGCTTTCAAAAGAAGCTGCTGCTGCCGTTGACCTTCCTCTTTCAAAATCTAGAAAGACAACACCATTACCTACCACTACTGCTTCCCATCATttcctaccaccaccaccacatccGTCATTTTCTTAA
- the LOC107616603 gene encoding uncharacterized protein LOC107616603 isoform X2, producing the protein MEYECSPLNWEFFYQEEQGLEELTHSLLFTNLELEATIESAKEEIAARECELHHLNDLLALAIKGRDEAEEKCKKLMLQKLEVQTTTSQNEENEIQGCCSSESEENSSSSIINQNQSRTEEVMMMELAEKRPLPEKGKLLKAVVEAGPLLQSILLAGPLPQWQHPPPQLTSIEIPPLTVLSKRERERDLFSLSKEAAAAVDLPLSKSRKTTPLPTTTASHHFLPPPPHPSFS; encoded by the exons atggaaTATGAATGCAGCCCTCTTAACTGGGAATTCTTCTACCAAGAAGAGCAG GGGTTAGAGGAGTTAACGCATTCTCTTCTATTCACAAACTTAGAGTTAGAAGCAACAATTGAATCAGCGAAAGAAGAAATCGCAGCCAGAGAATGCGAATTACACCATCTAAATGACCTTTTAGCCCTTGCCATCAAAGGAAGAGATGAAGCTGAGGAAAAATGCAAGAAGTTGATGCTACAAAAGCTTGAAGTTCAAACAACAACATCACAGAACGAAGAGAATGAGATTCAAGGGTGTTGTTCTTCGGAATCAGAAgaaaacagcagcagcagcatcaTCAATCAAAACCAGTCAAGAACGGAAGAAGTGATGATGATGGAGTTGGCGGAGAAGAGGCCGTTGCCGGAGAAAGGAAAGCTTTTGAAGGCGGTGGTGGAAGCAGGGCCATTGCTGCAGAGCATTCTTCTTGCAGGTCCATTGCCGCAATGGCAGCATCCTCCTCCACAACTCACTTCCATTGAGATCCCACCACTCACCGTTCTTTcgaaaagggagagagagagggaccTTTTCTCGCTTTCAAAAGAAGCTGCTGCTGCCGTTGACCTTCCTCTTTCAAAATCTAGAAAGACAACACCATTACCTACCACTACTGCTTCCCATCATttcctaccaccaccaccacatccGTCATTTTCTTAA